In the genome of Flavobacterium panacagri, one region contains:
- a CDS encoding GIY-YIG nuclease family protein, whose amino-acid sequence MHFVYILYSAKLYQFYIGYTSDLETRMEFHKNAESHKFTANAEDWELYVKIECDSKPQGLDIEKHIKKMKSKTYIENLIKYPDIILKLKEKYK is encoded by the coding sequence ATGCATTTTGTCTATATTCTATATTCTGCCAAGCTATACCAATTTTATATTGGATATACATCTGATCTTGAAACTAGAATGGAATTTCATAAAAATGCTGAATCTCATAAATTCACAGCAAATGCTGAAGATTGGGAATTATATGTTAAAATAGAATGTGACAGTAAACCACAAGGATTGGATATTGAAAAACACATTAAAAAGATGAAAAGCAAAACCTATATCGAAAACCTAATTAAGTATCCCGATATTATTTTAAAACTAAAGGAAAAATACAAATAA
- the rseP gene encoding RIP metalloprotease RseP — translation MDIVIKLSQFLLSLSLLIILHELGHFIPAKLFKTRVEKFYLFFDVKYSLFKKKIGETEYGIGWLPLGGYVKISGMIDESMDKEQMAQEPQPWEFRTKPAWQRLIIMLGGVTVNFILAFIIYIGMAFAYGDTYIANADLKDGVLIENPVMIKAGFKTGDKIISIDGKSVENFDRDMNINIIMAKHVLIERDGKQQTLTMPTDFIDQLSKTEKGMLVDIRRPFAIGKVAEDSPNQNLKPKDLILSLNGQKIKYFDEAKAVLDINKGKQIPAVVLRDLKETPITLKVTNDGKLGVVSGGLDMKSLEKLGYYKISKREYGFFESIPVGLQKGKDQLVGYGKQLKMIFNPETKAYKQVGGFAAIYNIFPSSWSWEVFWSITALLSIMLGVMNLLPIPALDGGHVMFLLYEIVSGKKPSDKFLENAQMVGFVLLISLLLFANGNDIYKAIVGK, via the coding sequence ATGGATATAGTTATCAAACTCTCTCAATTTCTATTGAGTTTATCTTTACTTATTATTCTTCATGAATTAGGGCATTTTATCCCTGCTAAATTATTTAAAACAAGAGTCGAAAAATTTTATTTGTTTTTTGATGTTAAATATTCACTTTTCAAAAAGAAAATAGGAGAAACAGAATACGGTATCGGATGGCTTCCGTTGGGAGGTTATGTGAAAATTTCTGGAATGATTGACGAAAGTATGGACAAAGAGCAGATGGCTCAAGAGCCACAGCCGTGGGAATTTCGTACTAAACCAGCTTGGCAGCGTTTAATTATTATGCTTGGTGGAGTTACCGTAAACTTTATTCTGGCTTTTATTATTTATATTGGAATGGCTTTCGCTTATGGAGACACTTATATTGCTAATGCTGATTTAAAAGACGGAGTTCTGATTGAAAATCCAGTGATGATTAAAGCTGGTTTTAAAACAGGTGACAAAATTATTTCTATAGATGGTAAATCTGTAGAAAATTTTGACAGAGACATGAATATAAATATCATCATGGCAAAACATGTTTTAATTGAAAGAGACGGAAAACAACAAACTCTTACAATGCCAACTGATTTTATTGACCAACTTTCTAAAACAGAAAAAGGAATGCTTGTTGATATCCGTAGACCTTTTGCTATTGGAAAAGTTGCTGAAGATTCTCCAAACCAAAATCTAAAACCAAAAGATTTAATTCTTTCTCTTAACGGACAAAAAATTAAATATTTTGATGAAGCTAAAGCTGTTTTAGATATAAACAAAGGAAAACAAATTCCTGCGGTTGTTTTACGTGATTTAAAAGAAACCCCAATTACTTTAAAAGTTACTAATGATGGTAAATTAGGTGTTGTTTCTGGCGGTTTAGATATGAAATCATTGGAAAAACTAGGTTATTATAAAATCAGCAAAAGAGAATATGGTTTCTTCGAATCTATTCCAGTTGGACTTCAAAAAGGAAAAGATCAGTTAGTAGGTTATGGAAAACAATTGAAAATGATTTTTAATCCAGAAACTAAAGCGTACAAACAAGTAGGTGGTTTTGCGGCTATTTACAACATTTTTCCAAGTTCTTGGAGCTGGGAAGTATTTTGGTCAATCACAGCTTTATTATCAATTATGTTAGGAGTTATGAATTTATTGCCAATTCCTGCTCTTGATGGAGGCCACGTGATGTTTTTATTATATGAAATCGTAAGCGGTAAAAAACCGAGCGATAAATTCCTAGAGAACGCGCAAATGGTTGGTTTTGTTTTACTTATTTCACTGCTACTATTTGCTAACGGTAACGACATTTACAAAGCCATTGTTGGCAAGTAA
- a CDS encoding ATP-binding cassette domain-containing protein yields the protein MLKIIIDQKKYKDKSILENIDVSIDRPGIYGVIGKNGQGKTTLFKCILGLEKFEGNCSINEKEVVLQNAGWVPTDPPIYGELTAVEFYDFYAHLLDVETKNTNLIFEVPNNQLIREFSTGMKKKTYLNAVFQKEFPIYILDEPFNGLDLESNYLLMNYIRELSKISIVFISSHILEILYKDCDKIFLLKNKNLTEFEKSQYSEIEKELFLR from the coding sequence ATGCTAAAAATTATCATTGATCAAAAAAAGTATAAAGATAAATCAATCTTAGAAAACATTGATGTTTCTATTGATCGACCAGGTATTTATGGTGTTATTGGTAAAAACGGTCAAGGTAAAACAACGCTTTTTAAATGTATTTTAGGTTTAGAAAAGTTTGAGGGAAACTGCTCGATAAATGAAAAGGAAGTAGTATTGCAAAATGCTGGCTGGGTTCCAACAGATCCTCCCATTTATGGAGAACTTACCGCTGTAGAATTTTATGATTTTTATGCCCATTTATTGGATGTTGAAACAAAAAATACGAATTTAATATTTGAGGTTCCCAATAATCAACTAATACGAGAGTTTTCTACTGGAATGAAAAAGAAAACCTATCTGAATGCTGTTTTTCAAAAAGAATTTCCCATATACATTTTAGACGAACCGTTTAATGGGCTCGATTTAGAATCGAATTATTTATTAATGAATTACATTCGGGAACTTTCTAAAATCAGCATTGTTTTTATTTCGTCTCATATTTTAGAAATCCTCTATAAAGACTGTGATAAAATTTTTCTGCTCAAAAATAAAAATCTTACTGAGTTTGAAAAAAGTCAGTACTCAGAAATTGAAAAAGAATTATTTTTGAGATAA
- the namA gene encoding NADPH dehydrogenase NamA, translating to MASQLFSPLTIKNITLKNRIAISPMCQYSAEDGFANNWHLVHLGSRASGGAGLIIQEATAVSPEARISPSDLGIWKDEHIEKLKEINQFIVSQNSIPGIQLAHAGRKASVSAPWLGNKKLDFAQGGWQTVAPSAIPYHDNEPFLPEALDKNGIQKVISDFKTATKRVVEAGYQVLEIHAAHGYLLHQFLSPLTNVRTDEYGGSFENRIRFTLEIVEAVQTEWPSNLPLIVRISATDWAEGGWNPEESVQLSKILKEKGVDLIDVSSGGLVSHQKITLGPGYQVPFAEKVKKEANIATGAVGLITEAKQAEAILNNGQADLILFARESLRNPNLPLDFAKELNSDIQWPKQYERAKL from the coding sequence ATGGCTTCACAATTATTTTCTCCTTTAACTATAAAAAACATTACCCTAAAAAATAGAATTGCTATTTCGCCAATGTGTCAATATTCTGCCGAAGACGGCTTTGCAAACAATTGGCATTTGGTGCATTTAGGAAGTCGTGCCAGTGGCGGTGCAGGTTTAATTATTCAGGAAGCAACAGCAGTTTCTCCTGAAGCCAGAATTTCGCCTTCGGATCTTGGAATCTGGAAAGATGAACATATCGAAAAACTAAAAGAAATCAATCAGTTTATTGTCTCTCAAAATTCGATTCCCGGAATTCAATTGGCTCATGCCGGACGAAAAGCCAGTGTTTCGGCTCCTTGGCTGGGCAATAAAAAGTTGGATTTCGCTCAAGGCGGATGGCAGACGGTTGCGCCAAGTGCGATTCCTTATCACGACAACGAACCTTTTCTTCCAGAAGCTTTAGACAAAAACGGAATCCAAAAAGTGATTTCCGATTTTAAAACCGCAACTAAGAGGGTAGTCGAAGCAGGTTATCAGGTTTTAGAAATTCATGCAGCTCATGGCTATTTATTACACCAGTTTTTATCGCCTTTAACGAATGTAAGAACAGACGAATATGGCGGAAGTTTTGAAAACCGAATTCGTTTTACACTGGAAATTGTAGAAGCAGTTCAAACCGAATGGCCTTCTAATTTACCTTTGATTGTGAGAATCTCAGCAACAGATTGGGCAGAAGGTGGATGGAATCCAGAAGAATCTGTTCAACTTTCTAAAATATTAAAAGAAAAAGGAGTAGATTTAATCGATGTTTCGTCAGGCGGATTGGTTTCACATCAAAAAATTACTCTTGGGCCAGGATACCAAGTTCCTTTTGCTGAAAAAGTAAAGAAAGAAGCGAATATTGCAACAGGAGCAGTTGGTTTAATTACTGAAGCCAAACAAGCCGAAGCAATTTTAAACAATGGTCAAGCCGATTTAATTTTGTTCGCCAGAGAATCATTAAGAAATCCGAATTTACCTTTGGATTTTGCCAAAGAACTAAACAGCGATATTCAATGGCCAAAACAATACGAAAGAGCTAAACTTTAA
- a CDS encoding Gfo/Idh/MocA family oxidoreductase: protein MQKIKTALLSYGMSGKVFHAPFLDIHKGFELLGSWERSKKLIQEDYPYVKSYATLYELLADDVDLVIVNTPVGTHFEYAKKVLLAGKHAVVEKAFTTTAAEAKELAKIAKDKGVKLAVFQNRRWDSDFKTVKKIIDDGVLGDLVEAEFHFDRYNPLLSPKAHKETANDGAGVLKDLGPHIIDQAVSLFGCPKSVFGDIRVTRENSVVDDWIDLTLFYSNFRVRIKAGFFVREANPAYTLHGKKGSFLKPRGDVQEDDLKVGKKPNLDSWGTEDENLQGLLHTEIDGKIVREKVPTLQGNYFSFFDGVYDSIANHKPEPVTADEGVKVMQIIEAAIASNAQQKVISIS, encoded by the coding sequence ATGCAGAAAATAAAAACAGCATTATTATCATACGGAATGTCGGGGAAGGTTTTTCACGCTCCGTTTTTAGATATTCACAAAGGATTTGAATTATTAGGTTCTTGGGAAAGAAGTAAAAAACTAATTCAGGAAGATTATCCATACGTGAAAAGTTATGCCACTCTGTACGAACTTTTGGCAGATGATGTAGATTTGGTAATTGTAAATACGCCAGTTGGAACGCATTTTGAATATGCAAAAAAAGTACTTTTAGCAGGAAAACATGCGGTTGTTGAAAAAGCGTTCACTACAACTGCTGCGGAAGCAAAAGAACTGGCAAAAATTGCAAAAGACAAAGGAGTGAAATTAGCCGTTTTTCAAAACAGAAGATGGGATAGTGATTTCAAAACCGTTAAAAAAATTATCGATGACGGCGTTTTGGGAGATTTGGTAGAAGCCGAATTTCATTTTGACAGATACAATCCGTTGCTGAGTCCAAAAGCGCATAAAGAAACGGCAAATGATGGCGCAGGAGTTCTGAAAGATTTAGGCCCGCATATTATCGATCAGGCAGTGAGTTTATTTGGCTGTCCAAAATCAGTATTTGGAGATATTCGCGTAACAAGAGAAAATTCTGTTGTAGACGATTGGATCGATTTGACATTATTTTATTCTAATTTCAGAGTCAGAATAAAAGCAGGTTTTTTTGTTAGAGAAGCCAATCCAGCGTATACGCTTCACGGAAAAAAAGGTTCGTTTTTAAAACCTCGCGGAGACGTTCAGGAAGACGATTTAAAAGTAGGAAAAAAACCAAACTTAGATTCCTGGGGAACAGAAGATGAAAATTTACAAGGACTTTTGCATACTGAAATAGATGGTAAAATTGTGAGAGAAAAAGTACCAACGCTTCAAGGAAATTATTTCAGTTTTTTTGATGGTGTTTACGATTCTATTGCAAACCATAAACCAGAGCCTGTTACCGCAGATGAAGGTGTAAAAGTAATGCAGATTATAGAAGCTGCAATTGCGAGTAATGCCCAACAAAAGGTAATCAGTATATCATAA
- a CDS encoding MFS transporter, giving the protein MLINFNPLALFQTKGKIKKVFREAKASYLNRVRFAVGMFYFGMGLSFATWASRIPDIKTALHLTEGDLGSILFALPVGQLAIMPFSGKMVTKFGSHRILIFSLIMYVFCLINLGLATTALQLSLGLFLFGLFGNLANIAVNTQGVYTEVLFKKTIMSSFHGMWSFAGFTGALVGLGMLTLKLNPLHHFIIVGIIVLLMVAFNFKFLVRAKEKSKAKEEKKKLFVKPDSALLWLGVIGFCSMASEGVMFDWSGVYFKDIVKAPGPLVVLGYTSFMIMMASGRFLGDGLINKFGRERVMQISGVMISAGLFTAVFLPYIVPCTIAFMFVGLGVATIVPTVYSIAGKNPTVPAGEALTIVSSVSFLGFLMGPPVIGHIAQSFGLQFSFAFIGIFGVLIAFMVSKIRTTA; this is encoded by the coding sequence ATGCTGATAAACTTTAATCCATTAGCGCTTTTTCAAACCAAGGGGAAAATCAAGAAAGTATTTAGAGAAGCAAAAGCCTCTTATTTAAACCGAGTTCGATTTGCCGTTGGAATGTTTTATTTCGGAATGGGATTAAGTTTTGCAACTTGGGCAAGCCGAATTCCAGACATTAAAACAGCCTTGCATTTAACAGAAGGCGATTTAGGTTCTATACTTTTTGCGCTTCCGGTTGGACAATTGGCCATTATGCCGTTTTCAGGAAAAATGGTAACAAAATTTGGAAGTCATCGCATTTTGATTTTCTCTCTTATCATGTATGTTTTCTGTCTTATTAATTTAGGATTGGCAACAACGGCATTGCAATTGTCCCTTGGATTATTTCTGTTCGGTTTGTTTGGAAATCTTGCCAATATTGCCGTAAATACACAAGGCGTTTATACCGAAGTTTTATTCAAAAAAACAATCATGTCCTCATTTCACGGAATGTGGAGTTTTGCAGGATTCACAGGAGCATTGGTTGGATTGGGGATGTTGACTTTAAAATTAAATCCGTTGCATCATTTTATAATTGTTGGAATCATTGTTTTATTGATGGTGGCATTTAATTTTAAATTTTTGGTTAGAGCCAAAGAGAAGTCAAAAGCTAAAGAAGAGAAAAAAAAGCTATTTGTAAAACCAGATTCGGCTTTGCTTTGGCTTGGTGTTATCGGATTTTGCAGTATGGCAAGCGAAGGCGTTATGTTTGACTGGAGCGGTGTTTACTTTAAAGACATTGTAAAAGCGCCAGGGCCTTTAGTGGTTTTAGGTTATACTTCTTTTATGATTATGATGGCCAGCGGCAGATTCCTTGGCGATGGTCTAATCAATAAATTCGGTCGCGAGCGTGTTATGCAGATTAGCGGCGTTATGATTTCGGCTGGACTTTTTACGGCTGTTTTTCTTCCTTATATCGTTCCTTGCACCATTGCCTTTATGTTTGTTGGTTTGGGTGTTGCAACTATTGTTCCTACAGTTTATAGTATTGCAGGCAAAAACCCCACGGTTCCTGCTGGCGAGGCTTTAACGATTGTTTCGAGTGTGAGTTTCCTTGGGTTTTTAATGGGGCCGCCAGTAATTGGACATATTGCGCAAAGTTTCGGATTGCAGTTTTCTTTTGCCTTTATTGGAATTTTTGGAGTGCTGATTGCTTTTATGGTTTCTAAAATTAGAACAACAGCTTAA
- a CDS encoding carboxypeptidase-like regulatory domain-containing protein, which translates to MGKKYAVFLILLVFNLVDAQQEITVTGIVIDARTQNPLENVVVTIQNTAVMQLTSKTGKFELHIFPTKEQLLLLRSQGYKDSLIKLQYNLGQNINLGILQLEDTYTDEVPAALITLSDNDLSEDNGSSEMTSGLLQSSRDAFMQASAFNWGQARFRVRGLDSENATTMLNGMTMNKIYDGRLQWSNWGGLNNVLRNQEFSVGTTASSYTFGGILGTQQITTRASSYRKGSSITFSGSNASYNWRAIASYASGMNSYGWAYAVSAGKRWAEEGYFEGTNFDADSFFISVEKKLNTKQALNFTGFYTPNSRGKNSPNTNEVTDLMGEKYNSYWGFQNGEKRNARVKNVEEPVLMLNHYFKINEKTNLSSGIMYQFGKVGNSTIDYQNADSPDPVYYRKMPSYFSSLYAKDHGEFSGEFTPDYENAAKSKIAFLENSQIDWNAMYFANQKSTPNGYEPSKSHYVLYEDRTDDKTFALNSNLNSQLTSNISFDGGFTFRKLKSHNFQYLLDLLGGAYFDDIDPFYKGSLSQSDLQHPDRQVVKGDVYGYNYNFLANTLDAFTQFKFVYNKTEFYLAQSYSMTDYQREGLYQNGLYPTTSLGKSEKVNFENFGFKGGFTYKISGKQLLFFNAAHLTRAPSLRNTFSNSRLNNSIVNGIESENISSADANYVYRSSKLKLRLTAYYTLIKNTSKISFFYAEGIFDDGAGYDATDAFVSQTLTHLDKKNIGAELSLEYQLSSTIKTTLSTAFGNYVYSSNPNVTITNDANAAIDGKQKTFDFGQAYLKNYKQPGTPQQAYSFGLEYRDPKFWWIGANINYLAENYIDVSPISRTSQFYINPANGFPFPEATSERGNELLKQEKFDPVTLLNISGGKSWRIRKKYIGLFASVNNVMNSIYKTGGFEQARNANFRALNQDVSSGTPSFGPKYYYGYGRTYFLNLTIGL; encoded by the coding sequence ATGGGAAAAAAATACGCAGTCTTCCTCATTTTATTGGTTTTTAATCTTGTTGATGCGCAGCAGGAAATAACAGTTACAGGAATTGTAATCGATGCCCGAACACAAAATCCGTTGGAAAATGTTGTGGTCACGATACAGAATACAGCTGTAATGCAGCTTACTTCGAAAACAGGGAAATTTGAACTTCATATATTTCCAACCAAAGAACAATTGCTTTTGTTGAGAAGTCAAGGTTACAAAGATTCCCTTATAAAACTACAGTATAATTTAGGACAAAATATCAATCTTGGAATCTTACAATTAGAAGACACTTACACAGATGAAGTTCCTGCCGCCTTAATCACATTGTCTGACAATGATTTGTCTGAAGATAATGGTTCTTCTGAAATGACATCAGGTCTTTTGCAGTCTTCGAGAGATGCTTTTATGCAGGCATCGGCTTTTAATTGGGGACAAGCCAGATTTAGAGTTCGTGGTTTAGACAGCGAAAATGCCACAACAATGCTCAATGGCATGACGATGAATAAAATCTACGATGGCAGACTACAATGGAGTAATTGGGGAGGATTAAATAATGTACTTCGAAATCAAGAATTTTCAGTTGGAACTACCGCGTCCAGTTATACTTTTGGCGGTATTTTAGGAACACAACAAATCACTACTAGAGCTTCATCATATAGAAAAGGAAGCTCAATCACGTTTTCTGGAAGTAATGCATCTTATAATTGGCGTGCAATTGCATCGTATGCTTCGGGAATGAATTCTTATGGTTGGGCTTATGCCGTTTCTGCGGGAAAACGATGGGCCGAGGAAGGTTATTTTGAGGGAACCAATTTCGATGCAGATTCCTTTTTTATTAGTGTTGAAAAGAAATTGAATACTAAACAGGCTCTAAATTTTACCGGATTTTATACTCCAAATTCACGTGGGAAAAACTCTCCCAATACTAATGAAGTAACTGATTTAATGGGCGAAAAATACAATTCGTATTGGGGATTTCAGAATGGAGAAAAACGAAATGCAAGAGTGAAAAATGTTGAAGAACCTGTATTGATGCTGAATCATTATTTTAAAATTAATGAAAAGACTAATCTGAGTTCGGGTATTATGTATCAATTCGGAAAAGTTGGAAACAGCACTATTGATTATCAAAATGCCGATAGTCCTGATCCTGTTTACTATAGAAAAATGCCAAGTTACTTTAGTTCGCTTTACGCGAAAGATCATGGCGAGTTTTCGGGAGAATTTACACCAGATTATGAAAATGCAGCCAAAAGTAAAATCGCTTTTTTAGAAAATTCCCAGATAGATTGGAATGCAATGTATTTTGCCAATCAAAAGTCGACGCCAAACGGTTATGAACCTTCAAAAAGCCATTATGTTTTGTATGAAGATAGAACTGATGACAAGACTTTTGCTTTAAATTCAAATCTAAATTCGCAGCTTACTTCCAATATTTCTTTTGATGGCGGATTTACTTTCAGAAAATTAAAATCTCATAATTTCCAGTATTTATTAGATCTTTTAGGCGGAGCATATTTTGATGATATCGATCCGTTTTACAAAGGAAGTCTTTCGCAGTCTGATCTACAACATCCAGACAGACAGGTTGTAAAAGGAGATGTTTATGGTTATAATTACAATTTTTTAGCGAATACTTTAGATGCTTTTACACAGTTTAAATTTGTTTATAATAAGACAGAATTTTATCTGGCACAATCTTATTCCATGACAGATTATCAGAGAGAAGGATTGTATCAAAACGGACTTTATCCCACAACTTCTTTAGGAAAAAGTGAGAAAGTAAATTTTGAAAACTTTGGTTTTAAAGGTGGATTCACTTATAAAATTTCCGGAAAGCAATTGTTGTTTTTTAATGCCGCACATTTAACAAGAGCACCTTCTCTTCGAAATACTTTTTCCAATTCAAGATTAAACAATTCTATAGTGAACGGAATTGAAAGTGAAAACATTTCCAGTGCCGATGCTAATTATGTGTATCGTTCTTCCAAGCTAAAATTACGTTTAACGGCTTATTATACATTAATTAAAAACACTTCAAAAATTTCCTTTTTCTATGCCGAAGGAATTTTTGATGATGGAGCGGGTTACGATGCTACGGATGCTTTCGTCAGTCAGACTTTAACTCATTTGGATAAGAAAAATATAGGAGCAGAATTGAGTTTGGAGTATCAGCTTTCTTCAACAATAAAAACCACTTTATCGACTGCTTTTGGAAATTATGTATACAGCAGTAATCCAAATGTAACGATCACTAATGATGCTAATGCAGCAATAGATGGCAAACAGAAAACTTTTGATTTTGGACAAGCTTACCTTAAAAATTACAAACAACCAGGAACTCCGCAGCAAGCTTATTCGTTTGGATTAGAATACCGCGATCCGAAATTTTGGTGGATTGGGGCTAATATTAATTATTTGGCAGAAAACTATATTGATGTTTCGCCCATTTCGAGAACATCTCAATTTTACATTAATCCAGCAAATGGTTTTCCTTTTCCCGAAGCAACTTCTGAAAGAGGAAATGAGTTGTTGAAACAAGAAAAATTTGATCCTGTAACATTGCTTAATATCAGCGGAGGTAAATCTTGGCGCATTCGTAAAAAATACATAGGACTTTTTGCCAGCGTTAATAATGTTATGAATTCCATATATAAAACTGGCGGATTTGAGCAGGCTAGAAATGCCAATTTTAGAGCTTTAAATCAAGATGTTTCAAGCGGAACACCATCTTTTGGCCCAAAATATTATTATGGTTATGGCAGAACTTATTTTTTAAATCTCACAATTGGTTTGTAA
- a CDS encoding DUF5689 domain-containing protein: MKHRFLIFFGIVLAVISSCSNETQTPELVCTQPDLTVNKTVEKVYELSANTAKQYLYDDIIEAYVVSSDEEGNFFKTIYLQTKATDKLPTIGFSVPIDASNTYIDYRLGNKVYVKLKNQFTDLYFGGLRIGSLYVSNAGEPTIGRISQNEYKNVLNASCEIIDENLLVESLSIEEALNDNKLNTLIELNDVEFTEAALGRHYFEESNNVGGSTNWNLRDKTGNQIILRTSSYAKFATHFVPEGSGKVRGILTKYGSDYQLMIRSENDIVMNGKRNTPFFAEDFQSVKNNVNFALPGWSNIVEKATKLWKSMVYSGNGYAEFNTTSTTAAENVAWLITPKINLAGYKNAVLSFRSAQHDLKVDSPLNTLEVYVSTNFDGASVTKAKWTKLEAKVPSLSNPSREFMSSGGIDLSAYTGNVYIGFKYIGSGKDKRLNGAFMVDDVKIFGEK; the protein is encoded by the coding sequence ATGAAACATAGGTTTTTAATATTCTTTGGAATTGTATTAGCAGTAATAAGCAGTTGCAGCAATGAAACTCAAACTCCAGAATTGGTTTGCACACAGCCAGATTTAACAGTAAACAAAACGGTAGAAAAAGTATATGAACTTTCGGCCAATACTGCTAAACAATATTTGTACGATGATATAATTGAGGCTTATGTGGTTTCGAGTGATGAAGAAGGCAATTTTTTCAAAACAATTTATCTGCAGACAAAAGCAACAGACAAACTTCCGACAATAGGATTTAGTGTTCCAATTGATGCATCCAATACTTACATTGATTATAGGCTTGGGAATAAAGTTTACGTGAAACTTAAAAATCAATTCACAGATCTATATTTTGGAGGATTAAGAATTGGAAGTTTATATGTGAGTAACGCTGGCGAACCTACAATTGGAAGAATTTCACAAAATGAATATAAAAATGTATTAAATGCTTCATGTGAAATAATAGATGAAAATCTATTGGTTGAATCACTTTCTATTGAAGAAGCACTCAATGATAATAAACTGAATACTTTAATTGAATTGAATGATGTTGAGTTTACTGAAGCGGCTTTAGGGCGTCATTATTTTGAAGAATCTAATAATGTCGGCGGTTCTACAAATTGGAATTTGAGAGACAAAACGGGAAATCAAATTATTTTGAGAACCTCCAGTTATGCAAAATTTGCAACTCATTTTGTGCCCGAAGGAAGTGGAAAAGTAAGAGGTATTCTAACAAAATATGGCTCTGATTATCAATTGATGATTCGTTCTGAAAATGATATTGTGATGAACGGAAAACGTAACACACCTTTTTTTGCAGAAGATTTTCAGTCAGTTAAGAACAATGTCAATTTTGCACTACCAGGCTGGAGCAATATAGTTGAGAAAGCCACTAAATTATGGAAAAGCATGGTGTATTCCGGAAATGGTTATGCCGAATTTAATACCACAAGCACAACGGCAGCCGAAAATGTTGCTTGGCTGATTACTCCAAAAATAAACTTGGCAGGTTATAAAAATGCCGTTTTATCCTTTAGAAGCGCACAACATGATTTAAAAGTAGATTCCCCTTTAAATACATTGGAAGTGTATGTCTCCACCAATTTTGATGGTGCGAGTGTTACCAAAGCCAAATGGACAAAATTGGAAGCTAAAGTTCCTTCACTTTCAAATCCTTCGCGTGAATTTATGAGTTCAGGAGGAATTGATCTTTCAGCTTATACTGGAAATGTCTATATTGGTTTTAAATACATTGGTTCAGGAAAAGATAAAAGGTTAAACGGTGCTTTTATGGTCGATGACGTTAAGATATTTGGAGAAAAATAA